The nucleotide sequence CCTAAACCCGACACGAAGACCCGAATGCCCAAGCCTACTTGCAGTTATAATAGCTAAAGAACCAGTGGATACATTTTTTCCCATGGTATGTAGGAAATAAtgaatgattaaaaaaattgttgtagTGATCCTAAACTCTTTTAGTTCTTTAAAAAGGTTGGCCGTGCATGAATGTCCCATTCCTCGCAATAAAGTCCTTTCACTCTACCCAAAATGCTGATATGTTGAATATTGTAACATGCTTTTCCCTTGCCCATGATTCCCGCTCCGAGTGCAAATATGTTGCAGGCTGAGATTCAGACTACTCAAATGGTCTGACTGAGGTTCAAACAGATCGGACTGGACAAGAAGAACAGACGGACAGAGGGGCGGCTAGGCGGATGCGATGGAGAGAGGATCGACCGATTTGTACCTGAAACAAGagagaatgattttttttttgagttctTATGGATTTAAAATGAAGAACAGGAAGTAAACTAACTGAGAAATGaagaacagaaacaaatatgactttttatgaatttttattaagaATGGCCGATCTAAATTACAAGatgcaaaatgaaacaaaacaagagaAAAATAGAGATGGCGGATGGATTCAAGTTGCTGAAcgtgtctctctcaacaagaacaggggATGGAGATGGCATGAAGATGGAATCTGgcttgctggactgatgtctctctcaagctgGATCGGTGGATGGAATGGAGCGAGGAATCGCCACAAGTTTGGTGATGAAAACTTGTTAAGATTCAAGGGTTCTTTCTAGCCGGCTTTACACACAAGTCTAGAGAGAAAATCTTTGCTGGGGCAAACTGACTCATATATTTCatgaactaaaaaaaatacaaggctGCATATAGTGGGGATTAAATACCCGGCAGCTATTCCCTTCTAGGGGACTTCAAGCAAAAACGACATTGACTCTTTGGGACTCTAAATCGTGAAGGCTTAAACAGAATGGACCGACTCTACTTGGACTCTAAACAAAGGTTAAACAAATGGCCTTGAATTATTGgactcaaaataaataaaaaggactTAACAATTTGCCCATAAGTTcttaaattgaaattaaaattaccAACACAAACCAGAAACAATAAACCGGTTAGGAATCATAAATGAAATCTTACATGCTTACCTTAAATGGAATGGGGCGGATTACTCAGAACTGGCTTGGATTGGAACAGTCTGAACCGAGATCACATGTGGAAATGGTTAGGCCGGTTCGGTTCTGAGCGAGTGATCTGAATTGAATTGGACCGGCTTAATCTTGAACCTCTATTGgaccggcttgatcttgaatcttcgaTTGGATTATCTCTTCAATCAACAACTGGTTCTGGTCGGTTTGgacatcttgatcaaggatttGTTGGACGGCTTAGAGAAGCCGAGTCTTATGGCCTTGGCTCCACTCCGAGTAGTCGGACAACGCCTAATCacgggaacctctacttggatggccgcATCAAAAGAGGACACTCGTCTCCTTTGGTTCTTGTACCCATAAGCTGTAGTTGGCCTGATGTGTCCTTCCAAACCCATTCGTATCCACTATAATGTGATGTATCAGTCAATAACCATCaaccttaaaaatattatgtaatcaTACTACTTGTGAAACTATTGGATGCAGTTGTTGCACCTCTATAATGGCTGGTGATTTTGCTGCAAACCAGCTTAACACTTTCCTTCCACATTTCCGATCAGATCCAGAGGATCTTTGTCGTTTCCTCCAAATAATTTGATTCCAAACTTTTGAGAGATACCACATTATCTACAGATAGGGATTTTATCTAACTCTAAAGTTTTTAATATAGTTCTCCCGCCACAAGAGATGATTTAAATTAGTATAAACATTCAAAACTCGAAAAGTATTCAGATGGGATGGTGTAGACGATAAATCCCATGCTTGTAAATCAGGTGAGCATTCAAAAATAGCATTAGATACATATTCATCTGCTTCCCCACATCTAGGACaatggttatcacaatgcatatgAAAACGCGTTAGGTTTCTTGTGACAGCTAAATATCATGTTGCAATATGCCATATAAAGTAGCACATCTTCTAAGGTGTTTTAAGTTTCCAAGAAAAGGCTTGAAACTTAGTGATATGGGGCTCTGAATATACAATCTCAGGTCCTCAATTTAGGATACTCCTAGATATATAGTATCCTGAATTGCCAATGTACTGACCTTTCTTCGTATAGCTCCATAAAAGGTATCTCAATGGGTGGATTGGCTTAAGAAAAAGCTCTGAATTAGCGGTATATCCTCCGGAAAAATTAAGTTCTCAAGGATCTCCAGATTCCATTCCGTTGGTTCACCCTGAATAAAATCACTAACGGTCATCTTCGAAATGACCATAACATTTGCTTGGGCCGGCCTCACAGGAATTGTCGGAATCCAAGGATCTTCTCAAGCTGTAACCTCATATCCATAGTGCACCTTTTGTCTAATTCCCAATGTCAATAACGGCCGTGCATCTGAAAGACTTGTCCATACGTAAGCCAGGATATATGTAGATCTTAGACTTAAAAGAAAACTAAGTCTTTAATAATTTTCACGCAGTACCCAAGCAAGGAGAGTCTCATGGATCCAACTTTCTTTTTTCTCGACATCAGCGACACCAAAAGCTAGAGGATAGTGGTGATGGTTTGGATCCTGCGCGTTGGCAATGATAAGAACACCGCCTTCCACAACCTTTAGAAAAGTTTCATCCATAGTGATGACTTTCCTCatgtatcaaaatattttaatggaaGCTCCCTAATCAACAAATAAGTACTTAAATCTTTTTTCTCCATCCAATATCATACTCGTTTTTGTTCCGGGGTTCGACTTCTctaacatatacaaaatataaaatacattctTGTAACCTTCTTTTGGAGTACCCCGCATATCATGAACTGCTTTGTGCTTTCCTCTCAAAGATGTAGAATAAGACACTTCCACACCAGCTTTTCTTTTTACCAGACTGATGATAGTTTTAAGATCCAGGGTCTCCATTTTTTCAGGATAATCCTTCTGAATAACAACTGCAACTATTCGTGGGTTgtctttccttttctttcctGGAGCTGAATTTTCCATAGAGCATGTATGCATTTTCAtgtattttctaataaaaaacaCTTCAGAATTCCTAACCTTTATAGCTCTAACATAGCATTCACAAATGTCTTCCGCTCCTCGACATCTCACCACATATCGAGCCGTATCATAGTTCAAGAAAACAATCCCAAAGCAGTTCTTTGTTGATGTTCTATCATTGTTGATGTTCTATCAATTAAATATTTCACAGCTTCTTTACATAGAAATTCTCGACCGATCTCAATACCCATCTGGTCTTCCCATTCCTGTATCAGTCGAATTTCTTCAAAAACAAATGGAAGATCAACATATTTAGCACAACTACACACATGGCTACCCACATTCTCTTTGTTCACCACTTTTTCCACGTTCTCCACGTTCACCAAGCCAATACCCACATCTTGTTCATATGGAATTACAACATTTTCCCTTAGCTCTTGCACCTTGAGATGTTGTTCTGCTTTTTCGATGGCATTATATAAAATGACTACAACAGGATTGGCTTCAATTTTAGGTAATCCACTAGAAAGCTCACTATAATTCCCGCCATCTGAACTTGCTTTCTCAGTTCTTAAAAGTTTCTCAATTATGGGAACTTTCTTCACTTCCGTGATACCCTCTACATGCATAATACTTCTTCGTTGGTCTTTATCCACTGATGTTAGATAAATAAACACATCTTCATTATCCAAGATATATAATTGCCTCTTAGGTTTCACCACCAAAGGAATGTTTCTAAAATTCAGCCTCTTCTTGCATTGATCTATGGCCATCTTCTTGCATATCCTATCCAGCAACGCTGAATAAGTTATCTCCTCCAAATTCAGTCGATTGGAGTCCATTCGTAATCATCTCCGTATTCAAAGTATCCTTCATAATTAAAGTTTATGTTTGTAGAATAAGAATCCATCGTCTTTAGTacaaattaaatgataaaaataaaattatgccAAGTTATGCATTTTTAACAATAGAGTTCTAGTAAGTTTTACATTTCCACCAATAAAGTTTTAGCAAGTTATTCcagtttcatatttttacaaaaaaagttaTTCCAAATTATTTTTACCAATTAGGTTAGACATAGTTATACAGTTTTACGGTTACAATTTTACTCTGTTTTACATATTGTACGATTATAGTTTAACAAGGTTATACTAAGTTTCACTTGTACAACCATCTTCGTCCCATATGAAAACACCAAAACACTAAGCTGACacgattttttttattcagcCAGTGTATTAAAATAAATTCCTCGATGGATCCACTAAACGCAGTTCCCAAATTCTAAATTACtaacacatatatgatatagaTTTCAACCCCAATTAACAAACCCTATAATACAAGCCATAACTTGCCCAAATTTGAAGATTACACTTTTTATTCCTCACCAGTGGCTTCAATGTGGTGTTGGGTTTGAATTAAAATCTTCAGTCTGATTGCAAAGAATGGGAATGTCCAAAGAATGGGAATGTCCAAAGAATGGGGACGCCGATTTCAAACAATGGAGGCCGAGAGTCGGAATTGCCCCAGTTCGAAGAACCCAAATAATTTCTCGATCACGGGGAGAGAGAGAacgaagaaagagaagaaagtgGGCCTGCATATGAATACCTCATTTGATTTGTTgaattaaaataactaaaatgtttcattaaagcaCTAAACAGACATTTGTACCTCTAGAATTAATTAATCTaaatttaggatttagatttGAGAAATTGAGTTTTAGAGAGAGTGGAAGTGTGCgattaaataaatgaatatttaaaataaaaagtttcaaaatagtttcaaaaaaaatatttggattttaaaatagaattccaaaatattgaaaataattaacaaatgaAAAGTTCAAATTGAAAACTTATTATTcagaaatataatattttttaatttacttagataattatttatgtttatatattataaagtacatgtgtaatagtttttttatctaatgaaacgtttttgtcattttttttctttgtgtgctcttttgatatataaaaaaaactgtttttattaTGAGATTTGCctataattttatcaaatcttaaatttttaagTTTGGCTTATCCAGGGTGAAACTCACCTTTGACAACAATATACAAGTTTCGGTCACAGATTTGTTATCCTTCACAAAGTAAGAAATGAAATTTCTTAGGAGTTGAATACATTTCAGTGGATAATTATTTTGGTCTTAATTATAGATACATGCGTACAGAAGAGTGGTCAGAGATGATCACAAAAAGTCAAATGAATAGTTCGCACGCACGTCACTGCTtacgaagaaaaaaataaaacaaatctcaAAATGAGGCGGCTTATTCTTGGGTCATGTGGCAGTATCATAAGTCAAAAGACTAAATTTGTCGGTTAGTGTTATTGGATCCATCATTGTCACCCTTTTTATCTATAAATGTATCCAATATTTCATTCTTGATATTCAAATTGAGAAGTAAAGATAAATGGATAAAAACACCAGAAGCTCATCGTCTTTCCCTCTGGCCGGTCGTGTAGCTATAGTGACTGGAGCCACAAGAGGCATCGGTCGTGCGATTGCAATTCACCTCCACAGCCTTGGCGCAAGAGTTACCCTCAATTATGTCTCGAGCTCATCAGAAGCTGAACTCTTGGCTTCAGAACTAAACGCGTCATCTCAACAAAACTCAGCAATAGCAGTCAAGAGCAGATGTTTCAGATCCAGACCAGATCAATAACTTGTTTGATCAAACCGAACAAGAGTTCGGATCAAAAGTTCATATTCTCATTAATTGTGCAGGTGTCTTGGACCCAAAGTATCCATCTTTATCCGAGACTACACTTGAAGATTTCGAGAAAACATTCAGAACTAACACGAGAGGGGCTTTCGTGTGTTGCAAGGAAGCCGCTAATAGGGTTGTTAGAGGAGGTGGTGGAAGAATCATTATGATGTCTACTTCACAGGTCGGAGCACTCTCGCCAGGATATGGTGTCTATACTGCGTCAAAGGCTGCAGTGGAAACAATGGTAAGAGTGTTGGCAAAGGAACTTAAAGGAAGCCAGATAACCGCAAACTGTGTTGCTCCAGGGCCGGTTGCGACAGAGATGTTCTACGCAGGAAAAAGTGATGAAACGGTGAAGATGCTTGCAAGCGCGTGTCCAATGGGGAGGATTGGTGAGCCAAAGGATGTTGCGGAGATTGTAGGATTTTTGGCAGGTGATGGTGGGGAATGGATCAACGGTCAGGTTATTAGAACCAATGGTGGCTTTGTTGTGTGAAAAAGGAAgatttaactaaaaaatattgatGTGAAAGTCTTTTGGTATGTTGAACTATGTTTAATTCGTTGATGAGTGGTTAATGAAGTTCACATGTCTTTGTTTTACTGGGGACGACAATGCTTAAGTTTTAATACTCACTTAATTTAATAAACGCATGAATAGTATCTAATACTCACTTAATTTAATAAACGCATGATTAGgtcataaaaacaaaacaacatctCGTATTCACTCCAAAAcattgttaagaaaatatttaattttgtatactaaataaaaacattattacgAGTATATCTAGCCATATTTCAtccaacaaaaaatatattagaatataaaatcaataaattttgttttaaaattataaaaaatacttatttgaaacaaaaaatttattatacgATGAAAACTAAACTGAAACTGAATGAGTAATTTTTGCttggaaaaaataataacttttagAATAaccattatacatatataattaagaaactaGTCATGTCTTGAAAATTGTGTCAATATATAATAGGGTGAATTGgtttaaaaccctaaaaatgaagaaattaagaaaataccTATGATGTGACTAGTTTGTGTCTATGGAAAAAGGTATCACAGTGTGGAATTTAGGATATTTGGTTAATTAGAGTAAAAGTCGGATGCAATTTCTCTATATAATACAAATAGACATTGTAGTTTTAACGGAGTGTGCACGTGTAAATACTATTTTACTAGGTAAAAGACCTATGCTTTGCTCGGGCTTAGACAATTCTTAAAATATCAACGTTCTGTAACAATCTGTGCATTGAGCAgatatttgataaaatatttttcaaatacaaacatttttagaaaattttaaaataataacaaaagatatgtaaaatatattttaatgatttgattaaattaaaattataaagatatttaatttttatcaattcaaatatgATACATGTTTATAAaactttgaaattaaaatatttttatatatttctatacaTATAGATTAACTTGAACAATATCAAAATgcatacatattttaatatgaatatatattaaatgaaacttcCTGCTCATAtagatttatgatcatttgtaacttggcataacaaaaaatttaaaccattgattataaaatttttcgtgtgagatttttaatagttttagtaatttatagttattttaaaaaatttaaaatataacatatacaaaaaataaatttttttattatgattaatatgattgtttaatttattttagtaatataaaattaaactaaagcGATAAATGACAAATGATACACAAATTAtcatcaaatctttattatttaaaataattaattttcatatatattttaatcttatttgataatttcatatcttttatttaaagaaataataataaaaaatatttttttgtagattgctaattaatttaatagttatttagtgagaaatatattatatgtttagatgGATCAACTTAATTCTCTAAGGTTTCTAAGAGTGATTATTATGATGACACATGTCATgtttttctcaaataatatataagagatttataatatcaatatagatttataatatcaatatataataCCAACAACTAAAAGAACTTTTGTAAAAAaagcctaattttttttaaacctaaATACTAGCTAAATTTtggtatgaaaattttaaacccatTGTATTGCACTCTTAGCACATGCTAAGTGTTGGAGAGGAATTGCATCCCTTCTTAAGGCATGTTGGATAATGAGGCTCGGCCCCTTTTCATTAATATGACCCGGCCCGGTTGGTTTGGTCGGTGGAATTCCGGCTCGAATACTTGAGCGGTCGGAAGTCGGCTCAATAAGACTATCATCTATCGGTTCGTCAGTTCGGCTCTAATCCCTGGAACCCTCATTCGATTTAAAAGCCCGTTAAGCTTGGTCTGAGGGCCTGGGCCTTTTAATAACGACAGCCTAGGAAAACTGGAAAAGAGACAGAgtcaataaaaagaaagaaaaagaaatgagagaAAGTCATTAAGAAAACATGCTTAAGTCCTGGGCGGCAAGGTTTATGGTTTTAGTGAAACACTCAAATCATGCCTCTTTGTATTTCGATCGTTTTTCTAAAACTCTCACTCTCAAACGAGTTTCAATCTTCCTCTCCTGCCTTATCCCCCTTGTAATCAAACACTGATTAATTAAACGTCTTTGAAGAACCCACAAATCGAATTTAGTTTCCTTTTGATCGAACTAACTGTTCAACactagatgacaaaaaaaaactgttcaACACTAAGAACCGGGCCAACACATATTCCCAAACTCTACATCTGCAGTTTAATTTACAATTAGAAGGTAAGAGTACACGATTGTGGCGTATACTCAGCAACTGAAACGAAGTTCGTTAGTCATATTTGAAATTTATCACCTCGACTTTTAGTAGACCCATTTTGTAGACTGTAAGTAGTAtagttttttattctttcaCTCAAACTTTGTTTAGGTTTTGTTAGTGTGAAAAAAGTATTACTAACATGGAGTTGGCGTAGTGATTAAAGCTTTTGAATCACTTAGCAGGAGTGCAAGGGTTACATGTTCGATTccaattgaaaaaaaatctactaTTATAGAAAGAGTTAATTTGTGAAAGCACCTTACCTTACAGGTTAaagtttaaaagtttttatacCCAGGTCTGCAAATCACAGattatgcaatttcttgcaaATGAAAAGATGTGTAGCCAATTGGAAGTTCCAGAATACTGTAGGGGGAACCGTTCGTTGTGGTCGCCTACAGCGAAGAGAGCATGTCCATCGAGATATCGTACATACAAAACCATTCGTCGATACAAGTATCTCGGGGAGAACTTCATCGTAGAATCTTTATCTATAGAGCTGTTGATCAATATCACATATATTGCAGATGGTTTATCGTCATATTCATCAATATCACATATCTTTCAGATAGTTTATCGTCATATCTAATAGAGTTAGATGAgctgatagaaaaaaaaaaaacaaaaagagttagATGATGATGTAATATGTTACCCGATGTTAAAAAAAGACTTAATTTAACATAGTTTGAAATTTGCTATAAGATGTATAGGCCTTTGGACCCATAATTTCCTAATCATTTCCAAAGGGGAAAAAACATGGAAGAGATCCTCTCTTTTCATTTACATTGTCAAAAAAAAACGAACAAGACAGTATTACTTTCATTCGATGCGCGTATAGATGTCGCATAATTGTACATTGATATTCACAAAGTTACACCAAGTCTACCCAAACACAGATTGCAGAGATACGGTGTCAACAAGAAAAGCAAATACTATATAACAAACACAAGAACTTTATGAAGAAGGTGATGGCGATGACTCACGATCCTTTAACACATCTTCCATTTGGTTCATCTGATCATCATTTCCCCTCTCTTTGTGTACCGCAGTGCCATCGTGCttcattttagaatttttatcaTCCTCAATGACATGAACATCATACACAATCGGTTCTCTATCCCCAGCATCATCTCGATCATCATCACTTTGCCTGTAGGTTTCAAGTTCCTTCTCAAGAAAAtgcttctctctctcccttttgAAGAGAATCTCCTTGAGAATAttcatctcttcttcatcatACGCAAATTTCTCCTCGATCATCCTCTCATACTGCTTCCCTTCCATTTCAAGGGAAGCTTTATCAGCTTGTAACCTCAGAATCATAGCCATAGCTTCATCAGCTGCTGATGCAGAAGCTGCtctttcttcttccaactccacCATTAAAGCAGCTCTAGCTAATCTCTCTTCCTCAACAGCTTTTTCAAGAAACCTCACCTTATTCATCAACTCCAAGCTCTTGCTTTGAATAACTGaattcttctcctcttcttgttcttgatgaTGCCAAACTCTTGGTCTACTGGTCATGGCCATATTCTGGATTCTTTGTATGATTTCGAATGGCCAATCAAAGAGAAGTTTATAGACGTTTTGGTAGCCAAGACTTCCAGAACAGGGAAGGAACTTGGATGCAATAAAGACGAAAGCTGATACACATAAAAGACAATAAGCAAATGCTAATTCAAGAAAAGCAACCAAGATTCCACAAAGTGTCGGTCTATAATAGTCCATCTTGTTTTCTGATTCTCTCTCGGTCAATAGTCAGATCTTGCCCGAATCTGGAATCTTATGATCTGTAAAGAGAAACCTAAAACCATACAAAAACAGAGAAGGGCTTAACGTTTTATACACTACAATAAAGATTTCAAGAACAGTTATTTCTACAATCAGTATGCTTTTGAATCTGGAAATTTTTTGAATTCAGCCAAAAGAAACCAATAGTtccttcagaaaaaaaatatacaaagaattcgtcaaagaaaacaaaattaattttgctAAAAATCTCAATGAAACCTTTACAAGTAAGAAAATTAATATCGTAGTTTATAAGAAAAGTCAAGATCATAGAGAAAGgtggaaagagaagaagaaagatgaagcTGAGGTCAGAAAGAAGCACCTGGAACTTTTAAAgtcaaagaagagaaaagaagagcTCCGGCTAGTTGCTCCGGGAAGAGGgtattcgtttttttttctttctctaaatcaattaaaacaGAAGAGTCGGCGTAACATTAGTTATCTTGCACTTTCCTTACAAGTGTATCTCCAGATAAGCAAAATGATCGATCCACGTGACCAAACAAATCGAAAGGTCTTGCTAAACGGTAAAAATCTAAACAATAtttgttgttcttttttttttaatataaacggtaattgatatatttttttgtcacgcaacatattacattaaataagAGAATTAATTCACTAAGGTGGAATAATTGATAGACAAAATTAACAAAAGGAAAATTGgactcaataaaaaaaaaacataattcaatatcTAACTAAAATTTCACCATCTTTGTTCATttatctttttatctttctcttctcttcttgctaaaaatctaattttttttttttgttattccaCAAAGAAGCCCATTAACAAATGGAA is from Brassica napus cultivar Da-Ae chromosome A4, Da-Ae, whole genome shotgun sequence and encodes:
- the LOC106445849 gene encoding myosin-binding protein 3; this encodes MDYYRPTLCGILVAFLELAFAYCLLCVSAFVFIASKFLPCSGSLGYQNVYKLLFDWPFEIIQRIQNMAMTSRPRVWHHQEQEEEKNSVIQSKSLELMNKVRFLEKAVEEERLARAALMVELEEERAASASAADEAMAMILRLQADKASLEMEGKQYERMIEEKFAYDEEEMNILKEILFKREREKHFLEKELETYRQSDDDRDDAGDREPIVYDVHVIEDDKNSKMKHDGTAVHKERGNDDQMNQMEDVLKDRESSPSPSS